A region of Selenihalanaerobacter shriftii DNA encodes the following proteins:
- a CDS encoding phosphoglycerate kinase translates to MQKKILKDVNVKDKRVLVRVDFNVPMEDGEVTDDTRIKAALPTIEYLINEEAKVILMAHLGRPGGEVKEELRLDPVAKRLANLLNKTVFKTDETVGAEVEKAINEIETGDVVLLENTRFNPGEKQNDSDFAKKLGELADLYVNDAFGATHRAHASTAGVAEYTDEAVMGFLIQKELETMGDAIQDPEEPFVAIMGGVKVSDKIGVIETLIEKVDALLIGGGMANTFIAAQGYEIGDSLLEEEKIDLAKKLIDKAKEKGVKLLIPKDVVIADDFAADAEHKVVSVKQIEDKWQALDIGPETVNDFKDVIKDAKTIVWNGPMGVFEMATFAKGTFEIAEALAESDAITIIGGGDSAAAVKKAGLADDMTHISTGGGASLQFMEGKPLQAVEALDNK, encoded by the coding sequence ATGCAGAAAAAAATTCTAAAGGATGTAAATGTTAAAGATAAACGCGTACTAGTTAGAGTTGATTTTAATGTGCCTATGGAAGATGGGGAAGTAACAGATGACACTAGAATTAAAGCTGCTTTACCTACAATCGAATATTTAATAAATGAAGAAGCTAAAGTAATCTTAATGGCTCATTTAGGTAGACCAGGGGGAGAAGTAAAAGAAGAATTAAGGTTAGACCCGGTAGCTAAGAGGTTAGCTAATTTATTAAATAAAACAGTATTTAAAACTGATGAAACAGTAGGAGCTGAAGTTGAAAAAGCTATTAATGAAATAGAAACAGGAGATGTAGTTCTATTAGAGAATACTCGCTTTAATCCAGGAGAGAAACAAAATGACTCTGACTTCGCGAAGAAGTTAGGGGAATTAGCTGATTTATATGTTAATGATGCTTTTGGAGCGACTCATAGAGCACATGCTTCTACAGCTGGTGTAGCTGAATATACAGATGAAGCAGTGATGGGTTTTTTAATTCAGAAAGAATTAGAGACTATGGGTGACGCTATTCAGGATCCTGAAGAACCATTTGTAGCAATTATGGGTGGTGTTAAAGTTTCTGATAAGATAGGAGTTATTGAGACTTTAATTGAGAAAGTTGATGCCTTATTGATTGGTGGAGGTATGGCTAATACTTTCATTGCAGCTCAAGGCTATGAAATAGGAGATTCCTTATTAGAGGAAGAAAAAATAGATTTAGCTAAAAAATTAATTGATAAAGCTAAAGAAAAAGGGGTAAAACTGTTAATACCAAAGGATGTAGTAATTGCTGATGACTTTGCTGCTGATGCAGAACATAAAGTAGTTTCTGTTAAGCAGATTGAAGATAAATGGCAGGCACTAGATATTGGACCAGAGACAGTGAATGACTTTAAAGATGTAATTAAAGATGCTAAGACTATAGTCTGGAACGGGCCAATGGGAGTATTTGAAATGGCTACTTTTGCTAAAGGGACTTTTGAAATTGCTGAAGCATTAGCCGAATCTGATGCCATAACTATTATCGGTGGTGGAGATTCAGCAGCAGCAGTTAAAAAAGCTGGTTTAGCTGATGATATGACTCATATCTCCACTGGTGGAGGAGCTTCTCTACAGTTTATGGAAGGTAAACCTTTGCAGGCAGTCGAAGCCCTAGATAACAAATAA
- the gap gene encoding type I glyceraldehyde-3-phosphate dehydrogenase, with protein sequence MTKRLAINGFGRIGRNVFRIIQKRDDDLEVVAINDLTDAETLAYLLKYDSVHGRFDGEVEATANGIKVNGTEIEVTSKKDPANLAWDEKNIDIVIEATGVFRKRALLQKHLDAGANKVILTVPAKDEIDNTIVLGVNDDELKDSDKIVSNASCTTNCLAPMAKVLNDKFGIEKGLLTTVHGYTASQAILDAPMKKTRRGRAAAENIIPTTTGAAIATTKVLPELEGKIDGMAMRVPVPDGSIVDGVFNLSTDVTVEEVNAAFKEASEGEMEGVLGYTEDEVVSRDIIGSPYSSLIDAQSTMMVAGNQVKVLSWYDNEWGYSNRVIDLALRL encoded by the coding sequence ATGACAAAGAGATTAGCGATTAATGGTTTTGGTAGAATTGGTCGAAATGTGTTTAGAATTATTCAAAAAAGAGATGATGACCTTGAGGTTGTGGCTATTAATGATTTAACAGATGCAGAGACTTTAGCTTATTTACTTAAATATGACTCTGTACATGGAAGATTTGATGGAGAAGTAGAAGCCACTGCTAATGGTATTAAAGTAAATGGAACAGAGATTGAAGTTACTTCAAAAAAAGACCCTGCTAATCTAGCTTGGGATGAAAAAAATATAGATATTGTAATTGAAGCTACAGGAGTCTTCCGCAAACGTGCTCTGTTACAGAAACATTTAGATGCTGGTGCTAATAAGGTTATCTTAACTGTACCGGCTAAAGATGAAATAGATAATACAATTGTATTAGGAGTTAATGACGATGAATTAAAGGATTCAGATAAGATTGTTTCTAATGCATCATGTACAACTAACTGCTTAGCACCAATGGCTAAAGTATTGAATGATAAGTTTGGTATTGAGAAAGGATTGCTTACTACTGTACATGGTTACACGGCTAGTCAAGCTATACTAGATGCTCCAATGAAGAAGACTCGTAGAGGTCGAGCTGCAGCTGAGAATATTATTCCAACGACTACTGGAGCTGCAATTGCTACTACTAAGGTTTTACCGGAGCTAGAAGGAAAGATTGATGGTATGGCTATGAGAGTTCCAGTACCAGATGGTTCTATAGTTGATGGAGTCTTTAATTTATCAACTGATGTAACAGTAGAAGAAGTAAATGCAGCCTTTAAAGAGGCATCTGAAGGAGAGATGGAAGGAGTACTTGGTTATACAGAAGATGAAGTAGTGTCACGTGATATTATTGGTTCTCCTTACTCATCATTAATTGATGCTCAATCTACGATGATGGTTGCCGGTAATCAAGTTAAAGTTTTATCTTGGTATGATAATGAATGGGGATATTCTAATCGAGTAATAGACTTAGCACTTAGATTATAA
- a CDS encoding sugar-binding transcriptional regulator, with product MKELIKIQQKIAPELIKIVERRYNILRTIFYLQPIGRRSLAEKLEMSERRVRNNLNFLKDQRYIDATSAGAKITEAGEKLFYQLNRYIKVLRGLDELELGLKEELGLKEVYVVPSGLNNIETQRELGKFTAEFLQQNLKDEYTLAVTGGTTLAIVADLMLTKKELTDVVVVPGRGGLGEEVEIQANTIAAKIAKKINGKYHLLHVPDNLNKDLLETLTKESQIKRVLNLVKNADILIHGIGTAELMAKRRQVNSKKMNQILNDGAVGEAFGYYFNQEVDIIYSTTSVGLQLDELAKIEKTIAVAGGKEKAEAIIAVVSNKYQDVLITDQHAGERMLTLLRG from the coding sequence ATGAAAGAACTTATTAAAATTCAACAAAAAATTGCACCAGAACTAATAAAAATAGTAGAAAGAAGATATAATATACTTCGAACCATCTTTTATTTACAGCCTATTGGGAGAAGATCTTTAGCTGAAAAATTAGAGATGAGTGAACGTAGAGTTAGGAATAACTTGAACTTCTTAAAAGATCAGCGATACATTGATGCCACCAGTGCTGGTGCTAAAATAACTGAAGCTGGCGAGAAGCTTTTTTATCAATTGAATAGATATATTAAGGTTTTACGAGGTTTAGATGAATTAGAGTTAGGATTGAAAGAAGAGTTAGGTTTAAAAGAAGTATATGTTGTTCCTAGTGGGTTAAATAATATTGAAACACAAAGAGAATTGGGAAAATTTACTGCTGAATTTTTGCAACAAAATTTAAAAGATGAATATACATTAGCTGTAACAGGAGGAACTACTTTAGCCATAGTGGCGGATTTAATGTTAACTAAAAAAGAGTTAACAGATGTAGTTGTAGTTCCGGGACGAGGCGGTTTAGGAGAAGAAGTAGAGATCCAAGCAAATACTATTGCAGCTAAGATAGCCAAAAAGATAAATGGTAAATACCATCTTTTGCATGTTCCTGATAATTTAAATAAAGATTTATTGGAGACACTTACTAAAGAGAGTCAAATTAAAAGAGTACTAAATTTAGTCAAGAATGCTGATATATTAATTCATGGTATTGGAACAGCTGAATTAATGGCTAAAAGGCGTCAGGTTAATTCAAAGAAAATGAATCAGATATTAAATGATGGGGCAGTAGGAGAAGCTTTTGGTTATTACTTTAATCAAGAAGTAGATATAATTTATTCAACTACCAGTGTAGGACTACAGTTGGATGAGTTAGCAAAGATAGAGAAAACTATTGCTGTGGCAGGTGGAAAAGAGAAGGCCGAAGCAATCATTGCTGTTGTTTCCAATAAATATCAAGATGTTTTGATCACTGATCAGCATGCTGGTGAAAGAATGTTAACTTTATTGAGGGGGTGA
- the rpoN gene encoding RNA polymerase factor sigma-54 → MKLAPTISMEQKQELVMTPKLQQAIELLQLSRLELNNRLEKELLENPVLELAEDGMEEAEVEEPEDEFEDLDWEDYFVDSSSDYSNYYNQDEDEYNYENFISASLTLEEHLSNQLQMLRLTPKERKIGEYIIGSLDSNGFLDVSVDKLANELQVDRKKVVAILNEIQQFDPVGIAARDLQDSLNIQSEVLTLGKDKGLIKEIIDDYFELLSKNKVKKLAKKLSITPQHSQELVDLIKTLNPCPAKQFEKEGDTKYIEPDLILEKVSGEYIVTMNQSTTSNLRISAYYQKLLKKFKSDTEAKDYLKEKIDSALWLIKSIEQRRMTIYRIAKVIAELQQEFLEKGFKYLRPLTMQDVADEIDMHESTVSRATTQKYIQTPHGLFELKFFFSSGIKAKNGRSLSSVSIKKMIEEIVTNEDVTKPLSDQKIADRLTDLGAEVSRRTVAKYRNELGISSSTKRKRYE, encoded by the coding sequence GTGAAGTTAGCTCCAACAATTTCTATGGAACAAAAACAAGAATTAGTTATGACTCCTAAGTTGCAACAGGCTATTGAGTTATTGCAACTGTCTAGACTTGAATTAAATAATCGTTTAGAAAAGGAATTATTAGAGAATCCAGTGTTAGAGTTGGCTGAAGATGGTATGGAAGAAGCAGAGGTAGAAGAACCAGAAGATGAATTTGAAGATTTAGATTGGGAAGATTATTTTGTGGATTCAAGTTCAGATTATTCTAATTACTATAATCAGGATGAAGACGAGTATAATTATGAAAATTTCATTTCAGCTTCATTAACTTTAGAAGAACATTTAAGCAATCAATTACAGATGTTAAGATTAACTCCTAAGGAAAGAAAAATTGGTGAATATATCATTGGTTCTTTAGATAGTAATGGCTTTTTAGATGTATCAGTAGATAAATTAGCTAATGAATTACAGGTAGATAGAAAAAAGGTTGTAGCTATTTTAAATGAGATTCAGCAGTTTGATCCTGTAGGGATAGCAGCAAGAGATTTACAAGATTCATTAAATATTCAGAGTGAGGTTTTAACTTTAGGAAAAGATAAAGGATTGATTAAAGAAATAATTGATGATTATTTTGAATTATTAAGTAAAAATAAAGTTAAGAAATTAGCCAAAAAGTTAAGTATTACTCCTCAACATAGTCAGGAATTAGTGGATTTAATTAAAACTTTAAATCCATGTCCGGCTAAGCAATTTGAAAAAGAAGGCGATACTAAATATATTGAACCAGATTTAATATTAGAAAAAGTTAGTGGTGAATATATAGTAACTATGAATCAGAGTACTACATCTAATTTGCGTATTAGCGCCTATTATCAGAAATTATTAAAAAAATTCAAATCAGATACTGAAGCTAAAGATTATCTGAAAGAAAAGATAGATTCAGCTTTGTGGTTAATTAAGAGTATTGAACAAAGAAGAATGACTATTTATCGTATTGCCAAAGTTATAGCTGAATTACAACAAGAATTTTTAGAAAAAGGTTTTAAATATTTAAGACCACTGACGATGCAAGATGTAGCTGATGAAATTGATATGCATGAATCAACTGTTAGTAGAGCTACTACTCAAAAATATATTCAAACTCCTCATGGTTTATTTGAGCTAAAGTTTTTCTTTTCGTCAGGGATTAAAGCTAAGAATGGAAGGTCACTATCATCAGTTAGTATTAAAAAAATGATAGAGGAAATAGTTACTAATGAAGATGTAACTAAACCATTAAGTGATCAGAAAATAGCAGATAGATTAACTGATTTAGGTGCAGAAGTTTCACGGCGAACTGTAGCTAAATATCGCAATGAATTAGGTATTTCATCTTCTACTAAGCGCAAGAGATATGAGTAA
- the whiA gene encoding DNA-binding protein WhiA codes for MSFSEQVKNEVARIDIENDCCGWAELAALIRLDGSLEIVRKRLALKIVSQQAAVARKIYRLLKNRFNFLTKIMVRKAMYLKKDNYYIIKLPPQNGVKELLINCGLIKDNYELDYDIPQHLISKRCCQRAYIRGTFLGGGSLNDPGSSYHLEIWIHNYDYAQKFVEIVKEEFELKFKIRTRKDDYLLYLKSSEEIVKFLNIIGAHSALLEFENTRVLKEVRNQVNRIVNCETANLNKTVEAARRQVENIKLIENIKGLDSLSPSLQEIAKLRLDNPYISFKELGQLLKPTLSKSGVNHRLRRIDKLADKIKENRSLLN; via the coding sequence ATGTCATTTAGTGAGCAGGTTAAGAATGAAGTAGCTAGAATTGATATTGAAAATGACTGTTGTGGTTGGGCAGAGTTAGCAGCATTAATAAGATTAGATGGTTCTTTAGAGATTGTTAGAAAAAGATTAGCTTTAAAGATAGTCTCTCAACAAGCAGCAGTAGCACGGAAAATATACAGACTGCTTAAGAATAGATTTAATTTTTTAACTAAAATAATGGTTAGAAAGGCAATGTATCTTAAGAAGGATAATTATTATATTATTAAGTTACCTCCTCAAAATGGTGTTAAGGAATTATTAATTAATTGTGGTTTAATTAAAGATAATTATGAATTAGATTACGATATTCCTCAACATCTAATTAGTAAGCGATGCTGTCAAAGAGCTTATATTAGAGGAACGTTTTTAGGAGGAGGTTCTTTGAATGATCCAGGTAGTAGTTATCATTTAGAAATTTGGATACACAATTATGATTATGCCCAAAAATTTGTTGAAATTGTTAAAGAAGAGTTTGAGCTAAAGTTTAAGATTAGGACAAGGAAGGATGACTATCTGCTTTATTTAAAGAGTTCAGAAGAAATTGTAAAGTTTTTAAATATTATTGGTGCTCATTCGGCTCTGTTAGAATTTGAGAATACTAGAGTCTTAAAAGAGGTTAGAAATCAAGTTAATCGGATTGTTAATTGTGAGACTGCTAATTTAAATAAGACAGTGGAAGCGGCCAGGCGACAGGTTGAGAATATTAAATTAATTGAAAATATTAAAGGGCTAGATTCATTATCTCCTAGCTTACAGGAAATCGCTAAATTAAGGTTAGATAACCCTTATATTAGTTTTAAAGAACTAGGACAACTATTAAAGCCAACCTTAAGTAAATCAGGAGTTAATCATCGATTAAGGCGTATTGATAAATTAGCTGATAAGATTAAAGAAAATAGATCATTGCTAAATTGA
- a CDS encoding gluconeogenesis factor YvcK family protein codes for MRVFKWLYPGLKIKRWLLLAVIGILLISIGVTVTLGFDLLSLLEGKLVTFIYNLTGHFSDWLNKIVGLTVIISGIFCVIYGISKMINSIIEALLPGNEEELVELIYQQRHLNKGPNIVVIGGGTGLPTMLRGIKEFTSNITAVVTVADDGGSSGILRDELDILPPGDIRNCLVALANTEVLMEKLFQYRFDTGQELSGHSFGNLFIATMTKVIGDFEEAIKESSKVLAIKGRVLPSTLEDVTLCAETKDGSIVKGESKIPEVDKEIKRVFLKPDDCNSLPEVIKSIKEADAIVLGPGSLYTSVIPNLLVSELSGAIKESDALKIYNCNIMTQPGETTGYTVGDHVQALYDHAGKGILDYVLVNNEKISSDLLTKYQEEGAEPVDIDFERLEELGVNVVQAPLLNKDNLVRHNPHKLAEVIVKLIIRLKQNIEQGSLIDLYLRNKFKKDR; via the coding sequence ATGAGAGTTTTCAAATGGTTGTATCCAGGTTTAAAGATAAAACGGTGGTTATTATTAGCAGTTATAGGTATTTTATTGATTAGTATAGGAGTTACCGTTACTTTAGGTTTTGATCTTTTGAGTTTGCTTGAAGGTAAATTGGTGACTTTTATTTATAATCTTACTGGTCATTTTTCTGATTGGCTTAATAAGATTGTTGGTTTAACAGTTATTATTTCAGGGATTTTTTGTGTTATTTATGGAATTAGTAAGATGATCAATTCAATTATTGAGGCCTTATTGCCTGGGAATGAAGAGGAATTAGTAGAGCTAATTTATCAACAAAGACATTTAAATAAAGGTCCTAATATTGTAGTAATAGGTGGAGGGACAGGTTTGCCAACTATGTTAAGGGGAATCAAAGAATTTACTAGCAATATTACAGCAGTAGTAACTGTAGCTGATGACGGAGGGAGTTCTGGGATTTTACGTGATGAGCTAGATATCTTACCTCCTGGTGATATTCGAAATTGTTTAGTGGCATTAGCAAATACTGAGGTTTTAATGGAAAAATTATTTCAGTATAGATTCGATACTGGACAAGAATTAAGTGGACATAGCTTTGGTAATCTATTTATAGCTACAATGACAAAAGTAATTGGAGATTTTGAAGAAGCGATTAAAGAATCAAGTAAAGTTTTAGCAATTAAGGGGCGGGTATTACCATCGACTTTAGAGGATGTAACTCTATGTGCTGAAACTAAAGATGGAAGTATAGTCAAGGGAGAATCAAAGATTCCAGAAGTTGATAAAGAGATTAAACGTGTCTTCTTAAAACCTGATGACTGTAACTCGTTGCCAGAAGTAATTAAATCTATTAAAGAAGCAGATGCTATTGTTTTGGGGCCTGGTAGTCTTTATACTAGTGTGATTCCAAACTTATTAGTTTCTGAGCTAAGTGGGGCTATTAAAGAGTCAGATGCTTTAAAAATATATAATTGTAATATAATGACTCAACCAGGAGAAACTACGGGTTATACTGTAGGAGATCATGTTCAAGCTTTGTATGATCATGCTGGGAAAGGTATATTGGATTATGTTTTGGTTAATAATGAAAAAATTTCATCAGATTTATTAACTAAATATCAAGAAGAAGGTGCTGAACCGGTAGACATAGATTTTGAGCGTTTAGAAGAGTTAGGGGTTAATGTTGTGCAAGCTCCTTTGCTTAATAAAGATAATTTAGTTAGACATAATCCCCATAAATTAGCAGAAGTAATTGTTAAATTAATTATTCGATTAAAGCAAAATATAGAACAAGGTTCATTAATTGATCTATATTTACGTAATAAGTTCAAAAAAGATAGGTGA
- the rapZ gene encoding RNase adapter RapZ: MKNIEFVIITGMSGAGKTETIRIFEDLGFFCVDNLPPALISKFAELCLQSEGKVDKIALVIDIRGRDFFNALFEELAALEEESIDYQILFLEASTDALIRRFKETRRRHPLAEEGRILDAIKLEREKLERLRGSADKIIDTSQLTIKELKKELKANFTRIELNDKINISIISFGFKYGMPMDSDLMFDVRFLPNPHYVKSLRALTGNDKEVQDYILKWPVAKSFKDKFFDLIDFLVPQYIKEGKTHLAIAIGCTGGKHRSVTFTNKLSDFLKNKQYHVIIEHRDIDKDI, from the coding sequence ATGAAAAATATAGAGTTTGTAATTATTACCGGAATGTCAGGAGCAGGTAAAACTGAAACAATTAGAATATTTGAAGATTTGGGTTTCTTTTGTGTCGATAACTTACCTCCGGCTCTAATTTCTAAGTTTGCTGAGTTATGTTTGCAATCTGAAGGGAAAGTAGACAAGATAGCTTTAGTAATAGATATTAGAGGCAGAGATTTCTTTAATGCTTTATTTGAGGAATTAGCTGCTTTAGAAGAAGAGTCAATAGATTATCAAATTCTGTTTTTAGAAGCATCGACTGATGCTTTAATTCGTAGATTTAAGGAGACTAGACGTAGACATCCTTTAGCTGAAGAAGGTAGGATTTTAGATGCTATAAAATTAGAAAGAGAGAAATTAGAAAGGTTACGTGGTAGTGCAGATAAGATTATTGATACTTCACAGTTGACTATTAAAGAATTAAAAAAGGAATTAAAAGCTAATTTTACCCGTATAGAATTAAATGATAAAATCAATATTTCAATAATTTCATTTGGTTTTAAATATGGAATGCCAATGGATTCAGATTTAATGTTTGATGTTCGTTTCCTTCCTAATCCCCATTATGTTAAATCATTGCGTGCTTTGACCGGCAATGATAAGGAAGTTCAAGATTATATATTAAAATGGCCTGTTGCTAAAAGTTTTAAAGATAAATTCTTTGATTTAATAGACTTTTTAGTTCCTCAATATATTAAAGAGGGGAAGACTCATTTAGCGATCGCTATTGGTTGTACCGGTGGAAAACATAGGTCAGTGACGTTTACTAATAAATTATCAGATTTTTTAAAGAATAAACAATATCATGTAATTATAGAACATCGAGATATTGATAAAGATATTTAG
- a CDS encoding PHP domain-containing protein — MRLLADYHTHTNYGHGTGLISNNIQQALEKGLEELAITEHGPASQSLTKLGVKDALQLLEIKNEVSNYNREVKELNILAGVEANIVSLDGDLDIPNFVLEELDIVLAGLHLWIKPQDLKTGKRLIFDNMINYRLGLVSKEEIRYYNTQALINAVEKYDIDIITHPGFQLDIDTIELAKICQKNDTLLEINNSHQQLTTDFINAAAKTGVKFVVNSDAHKSTEIGEVSSALKLLKETNIDLNQVINVV; from the coding sequence TTGCGATTATTAGCAGATTATCATACTCATACTAATTATGGGCATGGGACTGGGTTGATTAGCAATAATATTCAACAAGCTTTAGAAAAAGGATTAGAAGAGTTAGCAATTACCGAACATGGTCCTGCTAGTCAAAGTTTAACTAAATTAGGAGTCAAAGATGCTCTTCAATTATTAGAAATAAAAAATGAAGTTTCAAATTATAACCGGGAGGTTAAAGAGTTAAATATCTTGGCTGGTGTAGAAGCTAATATAGTTAGCTTAGATGGTGATTTAGATATCCCAAATTTTGTTTTAGAAGAATTAGATATAGTTTTGGCAGGTCTACATCTTTGGATTAAACCTCAAGATTTGAAGACAGGTAAGAGACTTATTTTTGATAATATGATTAATTATAGATTAGGTTTAGTTTCTAAGGAAGAAATTAGATATTATAATACTCAAGCCTTAATTAATGCTGTTGAAAAATATGATATAGATATAATCACTCATCCTGGCTTTCAATTAGATATTGATACTATTGAATTAGCTAAGATTTGTCAAAAGAATGATACCCTTTTAGAAATAAATAATAGTCATCAACAACTAACTACGGACTTTATAAATGCAGCAGCTAAAACAGGAGTTAAGTTTGTAGTAAATAGTGATGCTCATAAGTCAACTGAAATTGGGGAAGTCAGTTCTGCTTTAAAATTATTAAAAGAAACAAATATTGATTTAAACCAGGTAATCAATGTAGTTTAA
- a CDS encoding tetratricopeptide repeat protein, giving the protein MKKLSQLLIISFLVVSLTSVALAVGSDIKAGLTYYNQGKLTKAKTRFKGALKSPGDKIEAYSNLGLIAKEEGNIDNAIKYYRKALSLDGSLAANHISLGDLYLSNDNYEAAITEYIIADGLTSHFITDQKLGIVNYKQGNYEKALEYLENVVKDYKGVYPSSYYLGATYRKLGKNHKAEKYLKEAIQLNPTYVRAYLGLGDLYMDTGQKILGLKSYKKATKINPTYYMSHFKLAYAYMELNRVEQAKDSLEKTLHLKANFTKAREILNKLKSM; this is encoded by the coding sequence ATGAAAAAATTATCGCAGTTATTGATTATATCGTTTTTAGTAGTCTCATTGACTTCAGTAGCATTAGCAGTAGGTAGTGATATTAAAGCCGGATTAACATACTATAATCAAGGAAAATTAACAAAGGCTAAAACACGTTTCAAAGGAGCATTAAAATCCCCTGGTGATAAAATAGAGGCTTATAGTAATTTAGGATTAATTGCTAAAGAAGAGGGGAATATAGATAATGCTATTAAGTATTATCGGAAAGCTTTGTCTTTAGATGGCAGCTTAGCAGCTAACCATATTAGTTTAGGAGACCTTTATTTAAGTAATGATAATTATGAGGCTGCTATCACGGAATATATAATAGCCGATGGATTAACTTCGCATTTTATCACTGATCAAAAACTAGGTATTGTTAATTATAAGCAGGGCAATTATGAAAAAGCCCTTGAATATTTAGAAAATGTTGTAAAAGATTATAAAGGAGTATATCCTAGTAGTTATTATTTAGGAGCTACATATCGTAAATTGGGCAAAAACCATAAAGCTGAAAAATATTTAAAAGAGGCAATTCAGCTTAATCCTACTTATGTTAGGGCTTATTTAGGATTAGGGGATTTGTATATGGATACAGGACAAAAAATATTAGGATTAAAATCCTATAAGAAAGCAACTAAGATAAATCCTACTTATTATATGAGTCATTTTAAGTTAGCTTATGCTTATATGGAATTAAATAGAGTAGAGCAAGCTAAGGATAGTTTAGAGAAGACCTTACATTTAAAGGCTAACTTTACTAAAGCAAGAGAGATTTTAAATAAATTAAAAAGCATGTAG
- a CDS encoding phosphatase, with translation MEIIADLHTHTIACGHAYSTLEEMAAGAKENGIQVLGTTDHGPCMPGAGHPYYFYNLKILPDEIEGVRVLKGVETNITDIYGTLDLPSDALERLDIVLAGMHLLTGYDGGSKLENTKAMIGAIQNPLVDIIVHPGNPQFIVDVQEVIKEALEHDVVLEINNSSFRKSRKGSYENCLEIAAQAKKVGLKVVINSDAHFSKDVGRVDKAIELAQKSGLNENDILNTSLKKVNTFIKRKLKIKEGLID, from the coding sequence ATGGAAATTATAGCTGATTTACATACTCATACTATTGCATGTGGACATGCATATAGTACTTTAGAAGAGATGGCAGCTGGAGCAAAGGAGAATGGGATTCAAGTTTTAGGAACTACTGATCATGGGCCTTGTATGCCAGGGGCTGGTCATCCTTATTATTTTTATAATTTAAAAATTTTACCAGATGAAATAGAAGGTGTTAGAGTTTTAAAAGGTGTAGAAACAAATATTACTGATATTTATGGTACTCTTGATTTACCATCTGATGCTTTGGAGAGATTAGATATTGTATTGGCGGGAATGCATCTTTTGACAGGGTATGATGGTGGTAGTAAGCTTGAAAATACTAAGGCAATGATTGGGGCTATTCAAAACCCATTAGTAGATATAATAGTTCATCCTGGAAATCCTCAGTTTATAGTTGATGTTCAAGAGGTAATTAAAGAAGCTTTAGAGCATGATGTAGTCTTAGAAATTAACAATAGTTCTTTTCGTAAAAGTCGAAAAGGGAGTTATGAGAACTGTTTAGAGATAGCTGCTCAAGCTAAAAAAGTTGGATTAAAAGTAGTTATTAATAGTGATGCTCATTTTTCTAAAGATGTAGGAAGAGTTGATAAAGCTATTGAATTAGCTCAAAAATCAGGTTTAAATGAAAATGATATATTAAATACCTCTTTAAAGAAAGTAAATACTTTTATCAAACGAAAATTAAAGATAAAAGAAGGTTTAATTGACTAG